Proteins encoded by one window of Halorhodospira halophila:
- the bchC gene encoding chlorophyll synthesis pathway protein BchC, whose protein sequence is MSDPSPVSNADPGGPSAGPHSARAVLFEAPERLALQDVALTDPGPGDVVVDIDFSGISTGTERLLWKGTMPQFPGLAYPLVPGYESVGRVIAAGAESGRQEGEAVFVPGARCYREVSGLFGGAASRLVVSGERVIPLPDGLGERGVLLALAATAWHAVAEAPPDLVIGHGVLGRLIARIGVSLGHPPTVWETNEDRRTGADGYTVLEPDSDERHDYARICDVSGDAALLDTLIGRLAHGGEVVLAGFYSERLSFAFPSAFMREARLRVAAEWQRDDLQAVTRQIESGALSLDGLITHCLDAAEAASAYRIAFGDPDCLKMVLDWRNS, encoded by the coding sequence ATGTCTGACCCAAGCCCTGTATCGAATGCCGATCCGGGTGGGCCGTCCGCCGGCCCGCACTCGGCTCGTGCGGTCCTTTTCGAGGCCCCTGAGCGCCTCGCCCTTCAGGATGTGGCCTTGACGGACCCCGGGCCGGGGGACGTCGTGGTCGATATCGACTTCAGCGGGATCAGCACCGGCACCGAGCGCCTGCTCTGGAAGGGCACCATGCCCCAGTTTCCGGGGCTGGCCTACCCGCTGGTTCCCGGCTACGAGTCCGTGGGCCGGGTCATCGCGGCCGGGGCCGAGTCGGGGCGGCAGGAGGGCGAGGCCGTGTTCGTCCCCGGCGCCCGCTGCTACCGGGAGGTCAGCGGGTTGTTCGGCGGGGCCGCCTCGCGCCTGGTGGTCTCCGGCGAGCGGGTCATCCCGCTGCCGGATGGCCTCGGCGAGCGTGGCGTGTTGTTGGCCCTGGCCGCTACGGCGTGGCACGCGGTGGCCGAGGCACCCCCGGATCTGGTGATCGGCCACGGTGTGCTGGGCCGGCTGATAGCGCGCATCGGGGTGTCGCTCGGCCATCCTCCGACCGTCTGGGAGACCAACGAGGACCGGCGAACCGGCGCCGACGGCTACACGGTGCTGGAACCGGACAGCGATGAGCGCCACGACTACGCGCGCATCTGCGATGTCAGTGGCGACGCCGCGCTCCTCGATACCCTGATCGGGCGGCTGGCGCACGGAGGCGAGGTGGTGCTGGCCGGGTTCTACAGCGAGCGCCTGTCGTTCGCGTTCCCGTCGGCCTTCATGCGTGAGGCCCGGCTGCGTGTGGCGGCCGAGTGGCAGCGGGACGATCTGCAGGCCGTGACGCGGCAGATCGAGTCAGGGGCGCTCAGCCTCGACGGTCTGATTACGCACTGCCTCGATGCCGCCGAGGCGGCATCGGCCTACCGGATCGCCTTCGGTGATCCCGACTGTCTCAAGATGGTCCTCGACTGGAGAAACAGCTGA
- a CDS encoding methyltransferase, with translation MIRSWRDSRWRDRLHDWRDCLLASPRFHRLAARFPLTRPIARRRSSELFDLCAGFIYSQVVLASVRSGLLDLLNEGAQPRERLLNRLGLPEMAGQRLLEAAEALRLAESRSAGQYGLGDLGAVLVAAPGIRAMVDHHALLYEDLQDPLELLQGERGETALGRYWAYAGNQSPDALTGSEVDGYSGLMAASQPMVATEVLDAYSLRRHRRLMDVGGGEGAFLIAAARRWPHLHGQVIDLPAVAERARARIAEAGLEERLTAAGADFFRDALPADADVVSLVRILHDHDDEEAARLLKNLHRSLRPGTTVLVAEPMSGTPGAERVGGAYFGIYLFAMGRGRPRTVAENRGLLEGAGFEQIRLLPGCNPLQARVIAAKSRSLSR, from the coding sequence GTGATCCGTAGCTGGCGAGACAGCCGGTGGCGGGATCGCCTGCATGACTGGCGAGACTGCCTGCTGGCCAGCCCCCGTTTCCATCGGCTGGCGGCACGCTTCCCGTTGACCCGGCCAATCGCCCGACGGCGCTCCAGCGAGCTGTTCGACCTGTGTGCCGGGTTCATCTACTCGCAGGTCGTGCTGGCCAGCGTGCGCAGCGGCCTGCTGGATCTGCTCAACGAGGGGGCGCAGCCCCGGGAGCGGTTGCTGAACCGCCTCGGGCTGCCGGAGATGGCGGGGCAACGGTTGCTCGAGGCAGCCGAGGCCTTGCGCCTGGCAGAGTCTCGCAGCGCCGGGCAGTACGGTCTCGGTGACCTGGGGGCCGTGCTGGTGGCCGCGCCGGGCATCCGCGCCATGGTCGATCACCACGCCCTGCTTTACGAGGATCTTCAGGATCCGCTGGAGCTGCTGCAGGGCGAGCGTGGCGAGACCGCCCTCGGGCGTTATTGGGCCTATGCCGGCAACCAGTCGCCGGACGCGCTGACGGGCAGCGAGGTGGATGGCTATAGCGGGCTGATGGCTGCCTCGCAGCCGATGGTGGCCACCGAGGTGCTCGATGCCTATTCGCTGCGCCGGCACCGGCGGTTGATGGATGTGGGCGGGGGCGAGGGGGCCTTCCTGATCGCCGCTGCCCGTCGATGGCCCCACCTGCATGGGCAGGTGATCGATCTCCCCGCCGTAGCCGAACGCGCCCGTGCCCGTATCGCCGAGGCAGGCCTTGAAGAACGCCTGACCGCCGCGGGGGCCGACTTCTTCCGGGACGCTCTGCCCGCCGATGCGGATGTGGTCTCCCTCGTGCGTATCCTGCACGATCACGACGATGAAGAGGCAGCCCGGCTGCTAAAGAACCTGCACCGCAGCCTGCGCCCCGGAACCACGGTCCTGGTGGCCGAGCCGATGTCGGGGACACCGGGGGCCGAGCGGGTGGGCGGTGCCTACTTCGGGATCTACCTTTTCGCGATGGGGCGTGGGCGGCCCCGAACCGTGGCCGAAAACCGCGGGCTTCTCGAGGGGGCCGGGTTTGAGCAGATCCGGTTATTGCCAGGCTGCAATCCGCTGCAGGCCCGTGTAATTGCGGCTAAAAGCCGCAGCCTATCCCGGTGA
- a CDS encoding carotenoid 1,2-hydratase: protein MTERDRHALRRDRDTLVVGPSQARWVDGELLLDIDELTFPRPAYLRGRIRLTPRVANDQALVLDPAGRHRWCALAPCARVQVELEKPRVRWEGEGYLDTNAGDEPLEDGFSGWHWSRASDADGTTVLYDVTPRQGEAYRKTIRFDRQGAVSEAPAPASAPLPTALWGIRRRIPADAPEQARLIETLEDTPFYARSLVATAVDGRPLRAVHESLDLNRFASAWVKPLLPFRMPRRATRTG from the coding sequence ATGACCGAACGGGACCGGCACGCGCTGCGACGCGACCGTGACACCCTGGTCGTCGGCCCCAGCCAGGCGCGGTGGGTGGACGGGGAGCTCCTGCTGGACATCGACGAGCTAACCTTCCCGCGCCCGGCGTACCTGCGCGGCCGCATTCGCCTGACCCCCCGGGTCGCCAACGACCAGGCGCTGGTTCTCGACCCCGCTGGCCGCCACCGCTGGTGTGCCCTGGCCCCCTGCGCCCGGGTCCAGGTCGAGCTGGAGAAGCCGCGGGTCCGCTGGGAGGGCGAGGGCTACCTCGACACCAACGCCGGCGATGAACCGCTGGAGGATGGATTCAGCGGCTGGCACTGGTCTCGCGCCAGCGATGCCGACGGCACCACGGTGCTCTACGACGTCACCCCCCGGCAGGGGGAGGCGTACCGCAAGACGATCCGTTTCGACCGGCAGGGGGCGGTCAGCGAGGCCCCCGCTCCGGCATCGGCCCCCCTGCCAACTGCGCTGTGGGGCATCCGCAGGCGCATCCCGGCCGACGCCCCGGAGCAGGCCCGACTCATCGAGACCCTGGAGGACACCCCATTCTACGCGCGCTCCCTGGTCGCTACGGCGGTGGACGGCCGCCCGTTGCGAGCGGTCCACGAAAGCTTAGACCTCAACCGCTTCGCCAGCGCCTGGGTCAAGCCATTGCTGCCATTCCGGATGCCTCGCCGCGCGACGCGTACCGGCTGA
- a CDS encoding phytoene/squalene synthase family protein, whose product MLVPSPDPSLAPEPYLLHTDRRACRALLSTGSRTFMAASWLLPRERRDAATALYAFCREADDAVDEGPGDAAALAALRERLEAAYAGRPQSHPADRAFACVAHYYNIPQTLPGALIEGFRWDAEGRGYETIEELYEYAVRVAGTVGVMMSLLMDVRSPSALARACDLGIGMQLTNIARDVGEDARRGRLYLPRQWMREAGVDPDAFLARPRFSSELGGVIQRLLRDADRHYERAMPGFHALPRRVRPGLCAARLLYAEIGRELERRGCDSVNQRAVVSGQRKVRVLSQVASTLAAAPRDDSAPALPQGQYLIDAVRQVPEAVGPPGRLEGQVAWVLGLFERLERMDAERLERMDAARSGRQVSG is encoded by the coding sequence ATGCTCGTACCTTCGCCTGATCCAAGCCTGGCGCCGGAGCCGTACCTGCTCCATACCGATCGCCGAGCTTGTCGGGCCCTGCTCAGCACCGGGTCGCGGACCTTCATGGCGGCTTCCTGGCTGCTCCCGCGGGAGCGGCGGGATGCCGCGACGGCCCTCTACGCCTTCTGTCGCGAAGCGGATGACGCCGTGGACGAAGGACCGGGTGATGCGGCGGCCCTGGCCGCGCTCCGTGAGCGCCTGGAGGCGGCCTACGCCGGCCGGCCCCAGTCGCACCCGGCGGACCGTGCCTTTGCCTGCGTCGCCCACTACTACAACATCCCGCAAACCTTGCCGGGGGCCCTGATCGAGGGGTTTCGCTGGGACGCCGAGGGACGCGGCTACGAGACCATCGAGGAACTCTACGAGTACGCCGTGCGCGTTGCCGGGACCGTCGGCGTAATGATGTCGCTGCTTATGGATGTGCGCAGTCCGTCCGCCCTGGCTCGGGCCTGCGATCTTGGGATCGGCATGCAGCTGACCAACATCGCCCGCGATGTGGGTGAGGACGCGCGGCGTGGCCGGCTCTATCTGCCGCGGCAGTGGATGCGCGAGGCCGGCGTCGACCCGGACGCCTTCCTCGCCCGGCCGCGGTTCTCGTCGGAACTCGGCGGCGTCATCCAGCGACTGCTGCGGGACGCCGATCGCCACTACGAACGGGCGATGCCGGGATTCCACGCGCTGCCTCGCCGGGTGCGCCCCGGCCTGTGCGCAGCACGTCTGCTCTACGCCGAGATCGGCCGCGAGCTGGAACGCCGCGGCTGTGACTCGGTGAACCAGCGGGCCGTGGTCAGCGGGCAGCGCAAAGTGCGTGTCCTCTCTCAGGTTGCCTCGACGCTGGCCGCCGCGCCGCGGGACGATTCGGCGCCGGCCTTGCCACAGGGGCAGTACCTGATCGATGCTGTCAGGCAGGTTCCCGAGGCCGTCGGCCCGCCGGGGCGCTTAGAGGGGCAGGTCGCCTGGGTGCTGGGCCTGTTCGAGCGCCTCGAGCGGATGGACGCGGAGCGCCTGGAGCGTATGGACGCCGCCCGCTCCGGGCGTCAGGTCTCCGGATAG
- the crtD gene encoding 1-hydroxycarotenoid 3,4-desaturase CrtD: MSTSMRSPAAGEQNAVVIGAGVGGLATAIDLACAGLQVTLVEQAPTPGGKLRPVRIGDAWLDAGPTVFTMRGAFEELFADAGERLEDHLRLRPVERLARHAWVEGGQLDLFADPRQSAEAIGEFAGPAEARRFRAFCRRAAEIHDTLDNTFMRAQRTTPLGLFHRVGYRNLGAMLRISPFTTLWQALGRYFHDSRLRQLYGRYATYCGSSPFEAPATLMLIAHVESEGVWQVEGGMHRLATALAGLAERCGVELRCATRARAIHTARGRVSGVELAHGEFLPAGTVVSNGDAAALASGLFGDHLRSAVRRQPPRTRSQSAITWNWRAETGGFPLHHHSVFFSSDYADEFQAVFRRGEPPPEPTVYICAQDRHDQQSVAGPERLLCLINAPAQGDRKSFSDTEIQQCQHQTLSLLERCGLSIQPTEETPVIHTPTDFEARYPATGGALYGMASHGWRASFQRPAARTRVPGLYLAGGSTHPGAGLPMAMMSGRLAAAQVLADLTSVTRSLRGATSGGTSTP, translated from the coding sequence ATGTCAACGTCGATGCGAAGCCCAGCCGCAGGAGAACAGAACGCCGTGGTGATCGGCGCCGGTGTCGGCGGGCTCGCCACCGCCATCGACCTGGCCTGCGCCGGACTGCAAGTCACGCTGGTTGAACAGGCACCGACACCAGGAGGGAAACTGCGCCCGGTGCGCATCGGCGACGCCTGGCTGGACGCCGGGCCGACGGTCTTCACCATGCGCGGTGCCTTCGAGGAACTCTTCGCCGACGCGGGGGAACGCCTTGAGGACCATTTGCGACTGCGCCCCGTTGAGCGCTTGGCCCGGCACGCCTGGGTCGAAGGCGGGCAGCTGGATTTGTTTGCCGATCCACGACAATCCGCCGAGGCGATCGGCGAGTTCGCAGGCCCCGCCGAGGCGCGGCGCTTCCGTGCCTTCTGCCGCCGCGCCGCGGAGATCCACGACACGCTGGACAACACGTTCATGCGCGCACAGCGCACTACCCCGCTGGGTCTTTTCCACCGCGTCGGCTACCGCAACCTCGGCGCCATGCTGCGCATCAGTCCGTTCACCACCCTCTGGCAAGCTCTTGGCCGCTACTTCCACGATTCGCGCCTGCGACAACTCTACGGCCGTTACGCAACCTACTGCGGCTCCTCTCCGTTCGAGGCACCAGCCACGCTGATGTTGATCGCCCACGTGGAGTCGGAAGGAGTTTGGCAGGTCGAGGGCGGGATGCACCGTCTGGCCACCGCTCTGGCCGGGCTCGCTGAACGGTGCGGGGTCGAACTGCGCTGCGCCACCCGGGCACGGGCCATCCACACCGCCCGAGGCCGGGTCAGCGGCGTCGAACTGGCCCACGGGGAGTTCCTGCCAGCCGGGACGGTCGTCAGCAACGGCGATGCCGCCGCCCTGGCCAGCGGGCTCTTCGGCGACCACCTGCGCTCGGCGGTGCGCAGACAGCCGCCCCGGACCCGCTCGCAGTCCGCGATCACTTGGAACTGGCGGGCCGAGACCGGGGGCTTCCCGCTTCACCATCACTCGGTCTTCTTCAGCAGCGACTACGCAGACGAGTTCCAGGCCGTCTTCCGCCGCGGCGAGCCGCCCCCGGAACCAACGGTCTATATCTGCGCCCAGGATCGCCACGACCAGCAGTCGGTTGCCGGCCCCGAGCGCCTCCTCTGCCTGATCAACGCGCCGGCCCAAGGCGACCGGAAAAGCTTCAGCGACACGGAGATCCAACAATGCCAGCACCAGACCCTCTCGCTCCTGGAGCGCTGCGGCCTCAGCATCCAGCCCACGGAAGAGACGCCGGTCATCCACACGCCCACGGACTTCGAGGCGCGTTACCCGGCGACGGGCGGGGCGTTGTACGGGATGGCCAGCCACGGGTGGCGGGCCTCGTTTCAGCGTCCAGCGGCGCGCACGCGGGTGCCGGGGCTCTATCTGGCGGGGGGCAGCACGCACCCGGGGGCGGGTCTGCCGATGGCGATGATGTCCGGGCGCCTGGCGGCGGCGCAGGTGCTGGCCGACCTGACTTCCGTCACACGGTCCCTTCGGGGGGCTACGTCTGGTGGTACCTCGACGCCCTGA
- a CDS encoding polyprenyl synthetase family protein — translation MEPSKRIESALEAAVARATAAPAPPQLAHAVHHAVFAGGARVRPRLCLTVAAACGDDHPELADAAAIAIELMHCASLVHDDLPCFDDAATRRGQPSVHAAYGERLAVLVGDALIVHALETLALQVPQAPQRAGALLATVTRATGMPYGITAGQAWESEPEIPVAEYHQAKTGSLFAAATVAGAIAAGAEEQADRWRTVGERLGEAYQVADDLRDAVGAEDELGKPTGQDSSHGLANAVSEHGLEGAKERLDRLVQEAVDAVPDCAGAEQLRAGILEEMERVLPKTLGRSAA, via the coding sequence ATGGAACCAAGCAAAAGAATCGAAAGCGCCCTGGAGGCCGCAGTGGCCCGGGCAACGGCTGCCCCGGCCCCGCCACAGCTGGCGCATGCCGTGCATCACGCCGTATTTGCCGGCGGCGCCCGCGTCCGGCCGCGCCTGTGCCTGACCGTCGCTGCGGCCTGTGGCGATGATCACCCCGAGCTGGCCGATGCGGCGGCCATCGCTATCGAGTTGATGCACTGTGCCTCGCTGGTCCACGACGATCTGCCGTGCTTCGACGATGCGGCGACGCGTCGCGGGCAGCCGTCGGTGCACGCCGCCTACGGCGAGCGCTTGGCTGTACTGGTCGGCGATGCGCTCATCGTCCACGCGCTGGAGACGTTGGCGCTGCAGGTGCCGCAGGCCCCGCAGCGGGCCGGTGCCCTGCTGGCCACGGTGACCCGGGCAACCGGTATGCCCTACGGCATTACGGCCGGGCAGGCCTGGGAGTCCGAGCCGGAAATCCCCGTGGCGGAGTACCACCAGGCCAAGACCGGCTCGCTGTTCGCGGCTGCCACCGTTGCCGGAGCCATCGCCGCCGGCGCCGAGGAGCAGGCCGATCGGTGGCGGACGGTAGGCGAGCGGCTGGGCGAGGCGTATCAGGTCGCCGATGACCTGCGTGACGCTGTCGGGGCCGAGGATGAACTCGGCAAGCCCACCGGCCAGGACTCGTCCCACGGCCTGGCCAACGCGGTCTCGGAGCACGGCCTCGAGGGGGCCAAGGAGCGTCTGGATCGGCTGGTGCAGGAGGCGGTCGACGCGGTCCCGGACTGCGCCGGTGCCGAGCAGCTGCGCGCCGGTATCCTCGAAGAGATGGAGCGGGTCCTGCCCAAGACGCTGGGCCGCAGCGCGGCGTGA